A part of Tigriopus californicus strain San Diego chromosome 10, Tcal_SD_v2.1, whole genome shotgun sequence genomic DNA contains:
- the LOC131889718 gene encoding E3 ubiquitin-protein ligase RNF8-like, translated as MASSYHARRERQAPAVVGPTPIPSLATATTVSIPASSHVSAPRSAVATTDTSLDRWSRLGRHSSEELNRLALSPLVRRKRAHGQLAPHEQLYVTLKRIKAGSAEPHPGHATTRPQLALRSTSHASSTGIGPSASSGLMTKAGRSRTVPAGVTGEPPAPEEESRPVRSESSRPMTVRGRHFRERLRNAILDEDKDALRRRVRELESEKLALSDKVSQRKTKILQYKAAKLEQDTKYFRLATENARLKSEVKEAQRDKQVADQSHVRELKEVRLRLEAMKKKAEKAELERAKVESQLSQSTGGESFLQDILSNFKEMLETNLQCSICSEVLILSTTVSCGHTFCEDCIASWKEKTVRRWPTCPICRTVIDFQASNLVLDGYIDKVVETFFPEETRKLRADMLQDRRVKKTN; from the coding sequence ATGGCTTCGTCCTACCACGCTCGGCGAGAGCGTCAGGCCCCCGCCGTAGTTGGTCCCACCCCTATCCCTTCGTTAGCGACTGCCACCACCGTGTCCATCCCAGCTAGCAGCCACGTATCTGCTCCGCGATCAGCCGTTGCGACCACGGACACATCTTTGGATCGATGGAGCCGTTTGGGTCGTCATTCATCCGAGGAGCTCAATCGCCTGGCCCTGAGCCCGCTCGTCCGGCGGAAGCGGGCCCACGGCCAGTTGGCTCCACATGAGCAACTCTACGTGACCCTCAAGCGGATCAAAGCCGGTTCGGCCGAGCCTCATCCCGGGCACGCCACTACCCGTCCTCAGTTGGCCCTACGATCCACCAGTCACGCCAGCTCGACTGGGATTGGCCCGTCGGCTTCGAGTGGCCTGATGACCAAGGCTGGTCGGAGTCGAACCGTCCCGGCCGGCGTCACGGGCGAACCACCGGCCCCGGAAGAGGAGAGTAGGCCAGTGCGATCGGAGTCCAGCCGCCCGATGACCGTGCGAGGCCGACACTTTCGCGAGCGGTTGAGAAATGCCATTTTGGACGAGGACAAGGACGCATTGCGGCGACGCGTGCGTGAGTTGGAGAGCGAGAAACTCGCGCTCAGCGATAAGGTCAGCCAACGCAAGACCAAGATCTTGCAGTACAAGGCCGCCAAACTGGAGCAGGATACCAAGTATTTTCGATTGGCCACGGAGAATGCCCGTCTGAAGTCCGAAGTGAAAGAGGCGCAACGCGACAAACAAGTAGCCGATCAATCGCACGTCCGGGAGTTGAAAGAAGTGCGACTTCGGCTCGAGGCCATGAAGAAAAAGGCCGAAAAGGCTGAGCTCGAACGTGCCAAAGTGGAATCTCAGCTCTCGCAGAGCACGGGCGGCGAGAGCTTCCTTCAAgatattttgagcaatttcaaagagATGCTCGAGACCAACTTGCAATGCTCTATTTGCAGTGAGGTACTAATCTTATCGACCACTGTCTCGTGCGGACACACCTTCTGTGAAGATTGTATTGCCTCTTGGAAGGAGAAAACCGTTCGCCGTTGGCCCACTTGCCCCATTTGTCGAACCGTGATTGACTTTCAAGCCTCAAATCTGGTGCTAGATGGCTATATCGACAAAGTTGTCGAAACCTTTTTTCCGGAGGAAACCCGTAAACTTCGTGCGGATATGCTCCAAGACCGCCGCGTCAAGAAAACTAATTGA
- the LOC131889717 gene encoding ribosome biogenesis protein BMS1 homolog produces the protein MEEATAQQKGHIKSGKGQKAAGRKKQQLKKEGVSESDARKRNPKAFAIQSVAKTERRVRRKEDITEKRAQVPTVDHTPVDPPPMVVAIVGPPKVGKSTLLKGLIRNYTKQTLSSIQGPVTIVAGKKQRITFIEVSNDLNAMIDAAKVADLALIMVDASFGFEMEVFEFLNICQVHGFPRILGVLTHLDTFTNAKTLRRTKKIMKHRFWTEVYQGAKLFYLSGTIHGEYQKTEVHNLGRFVSVMKLRPLVWREAHPYLLADRMEDITNPEDVRFNAKCDRSISLYGYVRGTSFKNHTSVHIPGCGDFPISDIMFLPDPCPLPHTLKKASLSEKDKSIYAPMSGVGGIVYDKDGVYIDLGGSHSHNHQKPLKEEVYDPSNEMVASMIDSQKTLDEKMESSELKIFSESAPIKSQDIEEEKTIEQPGDRIRRKAVFDTDDNDIALESDEDADEVDTPKTSSKLNHKNKSLMREMGLSSDDEESDSDLDLEDEDESDTEVEPARPKKGKLAKLNKESSVKSVDNVMKSKITETLSQIGKSSQKKEIDSGHATEENDSDIADESDDEDLREPDKESDGTEEELDDNIDADEETEVDKTAWKEDMLKQASQSFYDRLSNTTSLNKMVYGQRNQGDQDDTEVNEDDQIGGLFKVIKQNQENKASHSAVMNQIDSTQFVVDKLQNWEIEEICDSIRDCFVTGKWKESEDAEALLGLDDEEDDFDMDGDFEDLETGQVHQAKSNGSAKDEEDEGPRVIEDEKELRKKRLEKKRQLKMQFNNDYDEGGGDRAYQEELKKEVDHQTMLNRNEFEGMEDSLRVQFEGFRPGMYVRVELRSLPCEMVTHFDPTYPIVLGGLQTGEDQIGYVQVRFKKHRWYKKILKNRDPLIMSLGWRRFQSMPIFSITEHNMRHRMIKYTPEAMHCDAHIWAPITPQGTGILAVQQVNEIDARFRIAATGVVLEMDKSAQVMKKLKLTGEPYKIFKKTAFIKGMFNSSLEVAKFEGAAIKTVSGVRGQIKKSLSEGEGHFRATFEDKILMSDIVFVKTWFTVEIPKFYATVTNLLLPPEQKLKWKGMRTVGEIKRAKSIMATPNPDHLYTEIKRQPKVFNELQVPRNLQKELPYHLKPKFVSKGREFNAERVHVELDSKEKKVRNLMKMLSTVANDKADKLQKDKSKRIQDLIRRKVAIEEKKFKRQKEARRQVSRTLSKSQAQKERMDSRRGGKRSHDD, from the exons ATGGAAGAGGCGACGGCCCAACAGAAAGGCCATATCAAGAGCGGCAAAGGCCAGAAGGCCGCGGGTCGGAAGAAGCAGCAATTGAAGAAAGAGGGCGTGAGTGAGAGCGATGCCCGCAAACGCAACCCCAAGGCCTTCGCCATTCAAAGCGTGGCCAAGACCGAGCGACGCGTCCGACGCAAGGAGGATATCACCGAGAAGCGCGCTCAAGTGCCCACTGTCGACCACACCCCCGTGGATCCGCCGCCCATGGTGGTGGCCATCGTGGGACCGCCCAAAGTGGGCAAATCCACGCTGCTCAAGGGCTTGATCCGCAACTATACCAAGCAAACCCTGAGCTCGATTCAAGGCCCCGTCACCATTGTGGCCGGCAAAAAGCAGCGCATCACCTTCATCGAGGTCTCCAACGACCTGAATGCCATGATTGATGCGGCCAAAGTGGCGGATTTGGCCTTGATCATGGTGGATGCTTCGTTCGGCTTTGAGATGGAGGTCTTTGAGTTTCTCAATATCTGCCAAGTTCACGGGTTTCCTCGGATCTTAGGCGTGCTCACTCACTTGGACACGTTCACCAATGCCAAGACACTGAGACGGAccaagaaaatcatgaaacatCGGTTCTGGACCGAGGTCTATCAAGGCGCCAAATTGTTCTATTTATCGGGCACGATTCACGGCGAATACCAGAAAACGGAAGTCCATAATCTCGGCCGCTTTGTGTCTGTGATGAAACTTCGACCGCTGGTCTGGCGCGAGGCTCATCCGTACTTGCTCGCCGATCGGATGGAGGATATCACCAATCCCGAAGATGTTCGCTTCAATGCCAAATGCGATCGGTCCATTTCTCTGTACGGTTACGTTCGGGGCACCAGTTTCAAGAACCATACCTCGGTTCACATTCCGGGATGCGGGGATTTCCCCATTTCTGATATCATGTTCTTGCCTGATCCGTGCCCATTGCCGCACACGTTGAAAAAGGCATCCCTGAGTGAGAAGGACAAGAGCATTTATGCACCTATGTCGGGTGTGGGTGGGATTGTGTATGATAAAGATGGAGTGTACATCGATTTGGGAGGTAGTCATAGTCATAATCATCAGAAACCGCTGAAAGAAGAGGTTTACGACCCATCGAATGAGATGGTCGCATCCATGATTGACAGCCAGAAGACTTTGGACGAGAAGATGGAGAGCAGTGAGTTGAAGATCTTTTCCGAATCCGCGCCCATCAAATCCCAAGATATCGAGGAAGAGAAAACGATCGAGCAGCCAGGCGACCGAATTCGACGAAAAGCTGTGTTTGATACCGATGACAATGATATCGCATTGGAATCGGACGAAGACGCAGACGAGGTCGATACCCCCAAAACAAGCTCGAAGCTTAAccataaaaataaatcattaatGAGAGAGATGGGGTTAAGTTCGGACGATGAGGAGAGCGACAGTGATTTAGATTtggaagacgaggacgaatCCGATACCGAAGTCGAGCCAGCACGAcccaaaaagggaaaattggccaagttgaaCAAGGAGTCGTCCGTAAAATCGGTCGATAATGTCATGAAATCGAAGATCACCGAGACTCTGTCCCAAATTGGGAAATCGtcccaaaaaaaagagattgacaGTGGTCATGCGactgaagaaaatgattcGGATATAGCGGACGAAAGTGATGACGAGGATCTCAGAGAGCCAGACAAAGAGAGTGATGGAACTGAAGAAGAGCTCGACGACAATATAGACGCAGATGAGGAGACCGAAGTGGATAAGACGGCCTGGAAAGAGGATATGTTGAAACAGGCCTCACAGAGTTTCTATGATAGGTTGTCGAATACGACATCACTGAACAAAATGGTGTACGGTCAAAGAAATCAAGGCGACCAAGACGATACCGAAGTGAATGAGGACGACCAAATTGGGGGACTGTTTAAGGTCATCAAACAGAATCAAGAGAACAAGGCCAGTCACTCGGCCGTTATGAATCAGATCGATTCCACGCAATTCGTGGTGGACAAGCTACAAAATTGGGAAATAGAAGAAATATGTGACTCCATTCGAGATTGCTTCGTGACGGGGAAATGGAAAGAGTCCGAGGATGCCGAGGCTCTGTTGGGCCTagatgacgaagaagacgattTTGACATGGATGGAGATTTTGAGGATCTCGAAactggccaagttcatcaagCCAAATCGAATGGATCGGCCAAAG atgaagaggatgaagGACCCCGTGTGATCGAGGATGAGAAAGAGCTGAGGAAGAAACGTCTAGAGAAGAAGCgtcaattgaaaatgcaattcaacaACGATTACGACGAAGGTGGCGGGGATCGAGCTTACCAAGAGGAGCTGAAGAAGGAGGTGGATCACCAAACCATG ctgaatcggaaTGAATTTGAAGGCATGGAAGACTCTCTAAGGGTTCAATTCGAAGGTTTTCGACCGGGTATGTACGTGAGGGTGGAACTTCGCTCATTGCCTTGCGAAATGGTGACCCATTTCGATCCCACCTATCCCATTGTATTAGGCGGTCTTCAAACGGGTGAAGATCAGATCGGTTATGTTCAAGTCAGGTTCAAGAAGCATCGTTGGTACAAGAAAATCCTCAAAAACCGAGATCCCCTGATCATGTCCTTGGGCTGGAGGCGATTTCAATCCATGCCCATCTTCTCCATCACCGAGCACAACATGCGGCATCGCATGATCAAGTACACGCCAGAAGCGATGCATTGCGATGCCCACATTTGGGCCCCGATCACGCCCCAAGGAACGGGAATTTTGGCCGTTCAACAGGTCAACGAGATCGATGCCCGTTTTCGAATTGCAGCCACGGGCGTGGTCTTGGAAATGGACAAATCCGCCCAGGTCATGAAAAAACTGAAGCTCACGGGTGAGCCTTACAAGATCTTCAAGAAGACTGCTTTCATTAAAGGCATGTTCAACTCGAGCTTGGAGGTGGCCAAGTTTGAAGGGGCGGCCATTAAAACTGTGTCCGGCGTGCGAGGTCAAATCAAGAAAAGCCTTTCAGAAGGAGAGGGCCATTTCCGAGCCACTTTCGAGGATAAGATCCTCATGAGCGACATTGTGTTCGTCAAGACTTGGTTCACCGTTGAGATTCCCAAGTTCTATGCCACGGTCACCAACTTATTGTTGCCTCCTGAGCAGAAATTGAAGTGGAAGGGTATGCGAACAGTGGGTGAGATCAAACGAGCCAAGAGCATTATGGCCACACCCAATCCGGACCATCTCTACACGGAGATCAAACGCCAGCCCAAGGTGTTCAACGAGCTACAAGTGCCTCGTAATCTTCAGAAGGAACTTCCCTATCATCTGAAGCCGAAGTTTGTGAGCAAAGGTCGTGAGTTCAATGCCGAGCGTGTTCACGTTGAACTGGACTCGAAGGAGAAGAAGGTGCGGAATCTCATGAAGATGCTCAGTACTGTGGCTAACGATAAGGCCGACAAGTTGCAAAAGGACAAGTCCAAACGCATCCAAGACTTGATCCGACGCAAAGTGGCTATCGAAGAGAAGAAGTTCAAGAGACAGAAGGAGGCTCGCAGACAAGTGTCGAGAACTTTGAGCAAGAGTCAAGCTCAAAAAGAGCGAATGGATTCGCGCCGGGGTGGCAAACGCTCTCATGATGATTAA